The region gtgcaagatatatgcttacatggacttcctacagtgaaattttgtggggactacttggacccgtaccgaaattatattaatttaaatagaaatttcatgattttgtaaactagcagcaagacaagactctaaagtggacaaaatatattactacatacatgataaaaattttctttacaattctgactgaaaaaaagctctaaatttttgataaaagtaccctgtaatatcagcttttctaaaagaaatattcaaattaatgaattatacatgatatttaaactctaacttaaaaaaaaaggttatattttggccagttggtggttctctttctttggtctagactactggtgtaaataatacatcaaaagaagacaagacaaaacaagcgaagaaaataaaagaaaagaacagaagtacagatagaaacattcatatgttgatctttttttttatataatgtactatttaatattctacacacaaggacgtacatgtaccatgataaacaaacaccccccccccccctttttttttgtgatgagacttgtgtgtatatatatatcataaaatttattttttgtctatgtattgctttgcatatagatggattcaacaagaagaaataaaagagagagagagatggggaaaagaggggttcagctatgtttctaattttcatgtacaacaatttatagattctttttgaaaaatattggtggccctgaaaagggccgttatgttttggtgaaaaaatcacacttcttaagcacgttctccacggattcttcgtgccaattggatatcctttggcatgatggttactctcttggcgtggattgcgcacaagttggtatcctcgaagagaccgaccaagtaggcttcgctggcttcctgtagggccatgacggctgaactctggaatcggagatcagttttgaagtcctgggcgatttcacggactaatctctggaaggggagtttcctgatgaggagctctgtgctcttctggtatctcctgatttctcggagagcgactgttcctggcctgtatctatgtggtttcttgactccaccggttgcaggtgcgctcttacgggcggccttggtggcaagttgttttcttggagctttaccTCCGGTGGATTTACGTGCAGTTTGCTTTGTTCGTGCCATGACTATTAGCTCTGTGGACGATTTGCTACAGaaagaatacttgaaaatttcggtGAATGTGTTTTTGTGCTTGCCGGGAGGATTGAAATCACGGTGACGATTGGATCACCACTTACATAAAGCTGGCGTTGATTGGTCCGCATATCTTAAATCTGATTGGACTGATTTGTAAGGGACTTTGACAGTTTTCAatccattttttactgaaaaactgctcaacccaagctgacagtaaaaatgcccccttttttcattcataattacAG is a window of Mytilus edulis unplaced genomic scaffold, xbMytEdul2.2 SCAFFOLD_1905, whole genome shotgun sequence DNA encoding:
- the LOC139505025 gene encoding histone H3 — its product is MARTKQTARKSTGGKAPRKQLATKAARKSAPATGGVKKPHRYRPGTVALREIRRYQKSTELLIRKLPFQRLVREIAQDFKTDLRFQSSAVMALQEASEAYLVGLFEDTNLCAIHAKRVTIMPKDIQLARRIRGERA